Genomic DNA from Longimicrobiales bacterium:
AGCTCGCGATGAATGCGGCTGACCCGCTCCACCTGTCCCCGCGCCGCGAATCGCTCGTAGAAGCCCTCCTGCCGGAAATCACGCACCCGCTCCGCCCATGGCTCGAGCCTGCGCTCGAATTCGCGGACGCGATCCTGCGCCGGGATGTCCTCGTCCGCGAGGTCGGCGGCGACGCGCAGCATGGCCTTGAGGGTGACCGGCCGCGTGACCATGTACCGCGGATCGCCCCAGGCCTCGCCCCACACGCGCTGCGCGGCCTTGAGGAAGTCGCGCACGTACGCGTAGTACTTCGTGGCGCCCGCTGACGGGGTGGGTGCATCATCGGGGTCGGGAAAGTCCGCCTTGATCCAGCGGTGCAGCTCGTTGAACAGCTCCGACTGCAGGATCCACTTCTCCTGCTTGCTGCGGCCGCCCAGGCGGTTGATGCGGTAGCGCAGTGGGCTGTCACCCTCGCTGTAGAGCATGTCGGCGATGCGCGCCGCGAGCTTGCGGTCGCGCGTCGCCCAGGACACCCGCTCGTACAGGTCGACCAGGTGGCTGCGGTTGATGCGCGTGGGCGTCGAATTGATGATCACGAACATCTCGGTCGCGAAATCATCCGCGCGGCCGTCGAAGATCACGGTCGGCACGCTGATCGTGCGGGCGTCGTCGGGATGATCGCGCAGGTAGAACTCGAGCGCGGCCAGGCGGTGCTGGCCGTCGATGATCAGGAACTTGTCGCGCGGCATCTGCAGGTCGCCCACGCTGTCCAGGTTGCCCATCGGCGAGAAGCGGAGCTGCTCGGGCGTGAACAGCAGCACGGTGCCCGGGATCGGCGGCTGCGAGCCCGCGGTCTCGTAGAAGTTCTGGATCGACTTCACCTTGGCCTTGGAGACCTGGCGCTGGAACGCCTTGTCGCTGCGCTCGATTTTCGCCACGAAGCGTGCGACGTCGTCGCCCTGCGGTACCTCGTCCGGCGCGATCTGCTCGCCGTCGCCGTAGAAGCGGCTGATGAAGCGGACGCGTTCGAGGATCTCCTCGGCGGGAAAGGCGACGAAGTAGAAAACGCCTTCCTTCTGTCGGATCTGGGTCGCTAGCACGTTACGCTTCCGGATTGCGGGGACACGGAAAACCTGCGGCCCGGCCATCTTGGGCCGGTCGGGTGGGCGGGTCAAGGCATGAGTCGGGGCTCGGTGCCGGCAGCGTCAGCCAGCGGTCTCGATGATCTGCCGGATCCGGCGGTGCTCGCGTTCCCCCCAGCCGCTCGCGCCCAGCTCTGCGAACGCATGGGCGGCTTCGGCGGCGCTCGCCTCGGCCTCGCTGTGCCGGCCGAGCTGCCGCTCGAGCTCGGCGAGGGCGGCGTGCACCTCCGCGCGCAGCAGCAGGTTGCCGCCCGGCTCCAGTGCCTGTGTCAGGGCGGCACGGGCGCCGTCATAGTCTGCCTCGGCGAGGTCTGCCAGCCCCAGCACCCGCCAGGCCTCGGCGGCGCCGTTCGGGTCGCCGAGCCGGTTGAAGGTGCCCAGGGCGTTGCGGGCCGTAGAGCGGGCGTGGGCGACGTCGCCGGACAGCAGGATGAGGAGCGCCCGCTCCTGCTCGACGCGCGCCAGCTCGTCCTGGCTGCCGTCCGTACGAGCGTGGATCGCCGCTTCCCGGAAGTGCTGCTCGGATTGTGCGACGAAGCCCGCGTCGCGGTAAGCGATCGCGAGGTTCTGGTGGGCCTGTGCGAGGCCGCGGCGGTGGCCAAGCCGCTGGTATGCGGCGATCGCGCGCGTGTGGCACGTCATCGCTTCCTGTGCGCGATCGGTCAGCGTGTACACGACGCCGAGGTTCTGGGTCGCACGCGCGACCCATTCGGAGTCATCGGCACGGTGGGCATCGTCGAGCAGCGCGAGCCACGTGCGCTCGGCACCATCGATCTCGCCGCGCTCGAAGAGCAGCATGCCCACCAGGTTCTGCTGGTGACGCAGCAGGCGGTCGTGACCATCGTGGCGCAGGCGCCCCCTGAGCGATCCGGCGAGCGCGAACGACGCATCGGCGCGACCGAGCCGGCGCCACACGTCAGCCAGCAGCAGCGGCAGCTCCGGGTCCGCGGAGTGCACGTCCACTTCCGCGGATTCGAGCAGCTCCGCCAGCGCGGGATAATCCCGGGCCTGGTTGAGCGCTCGCGCCCGCGCCAGCAGTGCGTCGTCGTTCGCGTTCCAGCCGCTTGCCATGGTCGTGCTCAGCTCGCGAGCGCGAATCCCGTGAAGCTGCGGATCTTCGCTTCCACCTCGTCCAGGTCCTCGAACCGGACCGAGCCAATCGCCCGCCAGGGGTCGTTCACGCGTTCCCGTTGCCACAGCTGAAGCTGCTGTTCCGTCTCCTCATCCTCCTCGTCCTCGTCACCATCGCCGTCGAGATCCGGGTTCGCCCGGACGTACGTCACCTCGAGCTCCGGCAGATGGTCCGGGTCGAACTCGAGCCCGGACGGCTCGAAGGTGAAGAGGAAGCGACCCGCATCGTCGACCTGTACGCTGATCAGCACGGAGTCGCCCTCGGCGTAACGGCGCCCGTCCGGCGCACGCAGCAGGGCGTCACCAGGAATGTCGAACTCCAGGAATTCCTCGCCCTCCTCGCCGGGCTCATCCGGCATGTAGCGCAGCACCAGCTCGCGATGCTCACCCTTCACGGCCCAGACGCTGCCCGCCCGCTCGGCGAGCGGGAACATCTCCTCGTCGAACAGGACGAACTGCAGCTCGTCGTCGGTGGCCCCTGGCGGACCGCTCGTGTCCGAACAG
This window encodes:
- a CDS encoding DGQHR domain-containing protein, yielding MLATQIRQKEGVFYFVAFPAEEILERVRFISRFYGDGEQIAPDEVPQGDDVARFVAKIERSDKAFQRQVSKAKVKSIQNFYETAGSQPPIPGTVLLFTPEQLRFSPMGNLDSVGDLQMPRDKFLIIDGQHRLAALEFYLRDHPDDARTISVPTVIFDGRADDFATEMFVIINSTPTRINRSHLVDLYERVSWATRDRKLAARIADMLYSEGDSPLRYRINRLGGRSKQEKWILQSELFNELHRWIKADFPDPDDAPTPSAGATKYYAYVRDFLKAAQRVWGEAWGDPRYMVTRPVTLKAMLRVAADLADEDIPAQDRVREFERRLEPWAERVRDFRQEGFYERFAARGQVERVSRIHRELKRMVRN
- a CDS encoding tetratricopeptide repeat protein; the encoded protein is MASGWNANDDALLARARALNQARDYPALAELLESAEVDVHSADPELPLLLADVWRRLGRADASFALAGSLRGRLRHDGHDRLLRHQQNLVGMLLFERGEIDGAERTWLALLDDAHRADDSEWVARATQNLGVVYTLTDRAQEAMTCHTRAIAAYQRLGHRRGLAQAHQNLAIAYRDAGFVAQSEQHFREAAIHARTDGSQDELARVEQERALLILLSGDVAHARSTARNALGTFNRLGDPNGAAEAWRVLGLADLAEADYDGARAALTQALEPGGNLLLRAEVHAALAELERQLGRHSEAEASAAEAAHAFAELGASGWGEREHRRIRQIIETAG